Part of the Xiphophorus couchianus chromosome 2, X_couchianus-1.0, whole genome shotgun sequence genome, AAATCTCATTCTGTTTTCCATCACGGTATTTGTCACAAGATCGACGGTCTATGCAAAGCGAATAATGTGAAGTGAGGTTGATCAACATAGGATAACCTCACCTCGAGATTGGGTAAGCACAAGGTTTTGTTGCTGTGAATTACTTTAGAATCAGTGCCActaaaaaaagagcaaagctACTCTTTATACAATCTTCAAATATGCAGCGTATTCTAGCCATTTGTGGAACGCTCCAGAGCAGAAGGCAGTGAAAACCTTGACAGGCTGGCAAAACGGGACAGATTACGAGGGTCCAGGACTGTTATGTAAATCTGTGGCGGCTGATTTATTGCAGCATGATGAAActgtataaatatttatcatcacgatgtggcaaaatgttttggttgcacagaaacattttttataactCCTTCTTCAGCGTTTCAAATATATATCACTGTTGTCACAGGGAAGTAGGggtgaaaatagaaatattctGACTTAAACGTCCCACATCTGTATAGCCTCAGCGTTAAATTGTTAGCCAATGAGTCTTAAAGatgaaaagtataaaaaaaacaacctctgcCTGCTTAAATAGTTTTGAGCGACCATAAGAGCAATAAGATCCATTCCCATCCAGAGACAAATACATGAACCAGTGCACTGAGTAATCATATTTATGCAGAAATAATGAATGATAAACGACAATAACTGCTAAATTCTTGGATATTTCATCATTCATAAGTTGTGTTTTAGTTTGGCTCTAGCATTGTGACAAAGTAAAGAACTTAGAGCATCATAAAGAACAGGCATATTGCTGTGGGATTTGCACATGATGTTAAAAAGCCTTATTATGTTGCAGGTTGTGGCTCCGAGTATAAATTTGCCTCGGCAAATGGGATTAAAATGCCTTCTGAACAAAAATCAGGTGATGTGCCTCTTGAGACGATAAACTAACCAGGTATTAGAGCTTTAGAGTTATATGAGACACTGCAAGGTGTCAGAGAAATGGCCATATGTGGAAACAgttgaaaacagtaaaaagattCGTACCATCATATAATAGTGGCACAATTGTCTCTGTCATTGAGCATAGCTCGTTAGGTGTTTTATTAGTTTAGTTCACCGATTGGGTGGCTTTAGTCTCAGCCAGGGACtgaatttttttcctaaatcaCAACTCCTAACCAcatcttcaaaaaataaaaaataaaaaatgtcaagtaTTACATTTCCTATAAAagtgtttggggttttttctgagACTGCCTAGCTGCAATCACTCATGCAGTGTAAAAGACTCATGCTTTGACTGTTAATAACGTAAACAAATGGCAGCTTTTGGTGAAGTGACTGCCATGAACAACAATAAATGTGCTATAGTCAAATGCATTGTGGCGATATTTTACTCAAAGATGATGTGCAGGTACATTAAATACAAGCTTAGACTAATAATGCCACTGTAAAAGTATTGTCGTCTGCTCTCTCTCCTAATGAACCACTGTAGTCAGGCTTTCTATTAGATAGCACACGTTGCTCAGACTGCAACATGCATTGTACAGCCAGTAAACAGGTTTTGtaaagttattttgtaaattcAGCTGCCAATGTACAGGTATTGtgaattgtatttttgtatcaTATCactactgttttgttttgtttttgtattgtatataaaaagcactttattttaatttttcaaataaagatgaaaacagttatttttttccccattgctTCATAATTACTGTGAGTTAAAAGGCAAAATGGAGTAAGTACAATTGCCACTTCATACATTTGTTCAAGATTtgaagctaatttatttatcaTGACTaatgttatacattttttagAATCTTGAAGTTGTTTAAAGTTTCTTATTTTGGTGCACAGAGTATTAAATTCAGTGAAACCATATTTTACAATGGAAACTGGGTTTTGCAAACTGAATTCATATTTCATAAGAGTGACAATTATATAAAGGTttataaccaaaataaaataatctccaCAGTTTTATCATTAGTAAAATTAAACTACTGcgatttaaattaaacaaatacatcttaacagtaataataagtgctttaattatataaaaatatatatatttttttttctcacagattAGATCTCAATAATTGCTTTCTTCTTGGTTTCTGTGTTGGGATGACGCATTCCAATAGAGAAGTAAAGAAGTGTCTGTGATAAAAACCTCCCCATGCGCTACACACCAAAAGCAAACAGACGTAAGCACTTGCTTATCTCTCCTGGATCTGCAGCAGGTTACCTTCGCTTCTCTCACCATGCATAAGCCTAACAAAcctcagctgctgcaggaacTGGGAGGCGGCCCGCCCACACCGACACCTGGACCAACCCGTGTCTTCGTAGGAGGACAGAGCGTTTGTTTGTCTCAGACGCCGCTGAAGTACGTACATCCAAAGGGAGGTGGATGACCCCATTAAAATTTTCATACGCTTTATTTGAatgcgattttttttttatcagaaactaTGAACCGACCCAGTCTTAGAAGGCTGTTTTCCGCTTGCGATGTAAACAAGTCCGGAAGGATCGAGTATGAGGACTTCACAGTGGTCTGCAGGGAGCTCAGCGTCCCGAACACTGAAGTCCAAACTCTGTTCGATAAGTTCGGAGCTTGTGAGGACGGCTACATCGACTACAGCCGGTTTTCCTCCAGGTTTCAAGAGGTTTCAGAGACTCTCAACTTGGCGTCATTTGGCGCAGGAGCAGCTCCGACTCAGTGGGAAGAGTTTGTGGCCAGGATAGATGAGGAGTTTGTCCTCTCTGAAAGGTAAAGTCAATAACCAGACCGGAGTCTCACTTTGACCAGGATTATTTACATACCTGTGATTACAGCACTTCTTAGCCAAAATGGTTTGCACAATCacattcttttaatgttttcacttttaatcatgctacagccacaaactttactAACAGAGTAGTGCATTAGAAAAGTAAGACATGgctttaacattttacaaatccAAATCCAAAAAGTGTGGCGTGAACTTATGGGACAAAAATTTCTTGACAAGCTCAGATTCATTGTTTAGCGTCTGTTGAAATCAAATTTACAGTGGGATTTAGGTTTGGTCTTTGACATGACTATTCTAATACTTTATTATGCTCTGTTCTAAACCattacaatttaattttgtCTAAATGTTTAGGCTTGAAGGTGAACTGGGTTGGAATCTGTTGGGTTTAAgcttgtttatatatataaatatatatacttaaatacttaatacttaaaaaaaacagaattatctGAACCTTTatatctgttgctgctgctgcttttccagACGATAAAGACTGTTGGTTTCTTTTCTattctaaataatttttagtgTCTTCTAAGATTTTCTTGTGTTTATCCCCATCTGTTTTCACTGTCCCTACTAACCAAAAACATCCCCTCAGAATGATGGGCTATTGTTACCATCATGGCATTGTGTTATTTACtgtgcactgcaaaacacaatcttaccaagtacttttggtacagtttttagtgaaaatatcttggtgcacttgaaataagagaaaactaacttacaagtaacatttcagcaagatatatcaGCTTGatgaagtcaataattccttaatactgatggaAAAGTTAAACACTTTTGGGGTCCTGTGGACTCGGTGAGGCACTATACAAGTACagaccatttaccattttaaagTCCTCTAAgttttgcaatttttattttataactgtCAAAAGTTTTTCACCAAATAGCTTCTGTAGAAAGGATGAGAAAAACCTTGTGTGTAATTTTCCTGGAAATAAAATCAGCGTATCTTTTTAATCCATTTAACTTCAGTTAAGCATTTGATTAAAGCATGATTGCAATGAGACTGCATTGATTTAGGAAAGATAAACTTAACGTTTGAACAAGCAATTAAATATGCCATGGATGGCAAGCAGATGTGTATTTTGAAAATGCTGGCTTTTAATGAGACACGCTTAGTAACAGTCAGAAATGAAAATTTGGGTTAGGACACATTTTAGCTTATATTTACAATTACACATGTATTGAAAAGAGGTTATTCATCTACATATCACTTGTTTCTCAGCCTCTCATTTCTTTTGGGTGTTAGGTTGCTGTCTTTTTCTCATTGCtgtttgtaagtttttgttCTACTCCTTATAGTCTCAGGGAGCAGCTGGCTAACCTTTACCAGGCCATTCACTCCTCTGCAAACACAACTCTTCTGCAGGCGTATGAGGAAACCATCCACTCCCTTGTCAGTCTAAGCCTGGAAAACAAACTAGTGAGTGAACAGTTGGAGACCAGTTTGAAGAggtaagaaaaataatgaaagctTTCCGTTTGTAGGGTCAGTGAAGCGAGCCGTTGTcttggaaaatgaaaataaatgaacatgtAGGTCATAAAGAGCTTCTGCTCGACTAATGAAGTCCTTTCCTGATCCTCCAAAGATTGCTTGTAAAATATCCATGAGGTATCATCAGATCAGCGTATTTTGCAGCTCTAGTGCAAATTGATTTTGCCTGTTAGAcataatttttgtgtttgtatctATGTATTTATggaagtcatttatttttagctcgtTAAGGTAGCGATCACCTTAATGCTACCTTAACGTTGGCTGTTAGAGCCTTCGATGGTTCTGCTGGTATAAATAGTGCAAAGTGTTGCGGAGAAATATCCACGGTCCAGATTAGGTCCTTATTTGTGTTCCACTCCAGCTCTCGCACTGCgctcttctttctttcatgtGGGAAATTATCCAGATTCAgtctcaatttttattttttatcacaaCCGATTGTGACACAGTGTGGCATTATGCAAAGTGACACCAGTCAAATGCAATATGACAAGCAACTACTGGGGTAAAGTTAGCCTTCCCGCGTTTACTCTGTAGACTCCAGTACAGAATGGACCTAATGACGCCATCAACCCAGCGGTGAAAAAATGGCGACCTCCATGGGTGAAAAAATATAACAGAGGATGTACATTTTTGAAGCAATGAATTTTGGCGTGTCAAAAACAGCAATCTTTTAAGTAATAGGAAAATTgcaacatatttaggccaacatgttcaactagtCATGGACAGGAGCTATGCCTTGGCTGAGCAGGTCACATCACTATAACTGATCTAATCTTTTGTTTGCAAAGCTGGTTGGGGAAAATTAGATTTGTTAGATCTCATACACATTGCACACATTCCCCGTTTAACAGTGTTTCTCTTTGTGCAGTAGGATAGGAAAgggtaaaagtttttttttttttttttagttaaaatagTTAATTTGTGCTCAGCAAATCAAAAttgaaatgaacatttaaataactgCACAGTCCTAAACTACAGCTGTCCAGCACAGCAAATTGTGCGGTGTTAAATCCACacttaatcaaatttatttgtgtaaCTCATTTCAGTAGCATGTcagttcaaagttctttacatgGTGAATACCTAAAATGCATCATAAACAGAGATAGTCAACAgttgtgaaaacaaatgttacattttgtctAGTGCCACTGTTAAAACAATCaacacacatcaaatatgttatTTGGTGCATAATAAAGTATAagtattatggttcaaaagcaactctaaacaggtgttTAATCTTGATTCTAATTAACttaacatttccagttttctggaaaCTGTTTGAGATTTGAGGTGCATAGAAGATGAATACTGCTTGCACTCGCATGTATGCGGTTATCAGAAATTGTGTTTAACTTTTTCAACAGCACTTTCTACTCTGTTGCTTGAAAGAGTCAATAAACTTTCACACTGCATATCTAACACTGCAAAATTTCCTGCAAGTGAGGCAGGAGTTGCAGATGTAATTCTGCATGGCAGGTTGTGCCTCTATCTGCAAAGAGGAGATCTGGCTTGGCCTGAATCCTTCTTGTCTTGTGATTGCCCTCTCAGCAATCACACTTGTCGGACACTAGCTTTACAGTTCATTTTGTATCTGCTGCCAAAAATGCAGCTATATATACAGGAGATGGGTATAGTGATTTTTCTGCCCCGTGTCTGAGCTCTCTCTCAGGTTGAATTTGTGCACAGTATGAGAAAGGTGACATTCCTTCCCTGAAGGAAGCAGGAAGCTTTAAATACACTGCCCTGCCCGGTTATTTAGCCTTATAAAAAGCCAAGCACGTCTTTCTATTGTGTTTTAAAGCTGTCTGGGAATCAATTAGCAAAGTCTAATTGACAAAGCGCAACTCATTTGTGCGCTGAGCTAACGCACGTGTGTGGGGAAATAGATCAGCACATATTTACAAAACTCTGTCCCTCCCTTGTCTCTGGTTGAGTAGAGTAGTCAAATGTGAAGTTTTGACTGAGCGGACGTGTGGACTTGAGCTTTGGTTCAGCAGTTGTGAGCCTGCAGTTCCAACACATCTTGTCCACTTTTGTTAAAACAGAGCTGAAGAGTTAAATACCAGTCGGCTGGCAGAGCTGGAGGACGACATTCAGCAACAGTTAGCCCAAGCAGAGGAGCGGGCCAGAGACGAGGTGAGTGCTGTATGtacaatttttctttcctttcataCTCCTTTATATGAAGAAAATCAAAGTCATAAACATATACATAATGAGTTAATGTTGCATTTAGAGTGCAGTTTAATTCCAGCTGAAacaaaatgcttgtttttacCAGAACCACCTACATAGCTGTGGTGAACTCAACAGGTTATGTGTCTTTCTCACAAAGAGGGTCTGTAATGTCAGATGAAAGCCCCACTTCAAGCTCTTAGCTGGCCTGCACTTCTGACTGCTTTGGTTTCATGTTTGCAGGAGCGAAAGAAAATGGAAGGAATCATAGCAACCATGCAGAGGAAATACAACGATGAGATTGCAGATCTGCATGCAACAGCTGATCAACTGTTAATGGTAGGCCTGTCACAGAAAACAATTTACACTTTAACAACTAGGACAACAAATTCCATCGAAGACTGTCTAATGcattcaatgtttgttttcagcctGTCACACACATCTGAAACACGTAcacattgttttctaaaaactgtaaaagataTGCTGCAGGTATTTTTGAAAGAGACTTTAAATACTATGTTAttgtattgggattttaagtggAAGTAGAATAATCTGTAATGGCCAAGTTGGTGTACTCAAATAAATTTGccttatattttatatgtatcTTTAGATGTATATTTATGAGTATTTAATCATATATATGTATAGATACTACATACTTACACAAACTGTACACAAGTTGTCCCAGATCAGGACGGACTAAAGGACTTACTTTGCTAGGTACTGCATAAAAACTTGGAGAAGTGCCTGTTCATTGCAACCAATCTGAAAGAAATGCACAACAGTTGATGATATTactcatatatattttttaaaaactttattggaAGTAACATAAGCCTTTTCTGAAACTACAGAAGgcaaaaattaaacacaaagtgCATATGTTTTAACACAACTGCTGTCTGTTTGTGGAAGCGCTTGCTACTTTTGTCCTGTAGATGGCCACAGTTGACAGTAAACACAAATGATGAACCCAGTCCTTCCTTGTAAGCAGGATTACTGATTAATGCTGCTCACACTGATGAGTAGAATGTGTGGGTTCCTTAATTTcaagagatttattttaaacctaaGCCAAACATGTGTTTGAGGAAATCTGTAAACAGTGATCCCACACTTCATTGTTACTTCAATATGTTAGACTTACAAGTAATGGTGTATaaagtgtataaaataaaatttttcctCATTCTCCTGTTACAGTATTTGACAATAtatgaaatgttaaataaaactggCAGCAAAgtacagaacagaaacatgtttcagctgtctaacaaaatgtttatatggCTTTAATTTGGAGAACCAGGAGAGCTCTGAACTAAACCACGCAAAAGATGAGGTGATCAAACTGAACAAGCAGATCAGTGATCTCTTACAGGTAAAGAACTCTGGATTCCAAGTCAAATATATCGCATGCACTTTGGGTTAAATTGCTTATAGTGCATCTATGTGCAGGAAAAGGAGCAGTTGCGAAGTTCTCTGGTGCAAAACCAGACAAACATGGCTGGACTCCACTCTGAACTGGAGAAGCTGAAGAACATGTTTGGAGAGCAAAAAGCCCAGCATGAAAggtaaaggtttttgttttttttctggttcaactaataaatgttgttccattattttatgaaatggaAGTGTatgatttttcttctgttggtGTTCACAGAGAAACAGAAGTATTAAAAAAGATGGTGACAGAATATCAGTCGTACTCTAATCACATTCAGATCCTCCAGTAAGTCCACCTTGatcatatttcttgttttggatGACCTAATGAAGAATGCCAAAATTTAGATGATtgttattgtattattattgtatAGAACAGATAAGATTTAGATATCAACATGGCCTCAAAACTAAAGGTCAACGAtagaaaatcaaactttttaagCAACcgtaacaaaattaaaatgactttcaaAATAGAGAAGCAATCAGTTATGCAAATATCATGGTGGAGAGGAATCCTAAGGTGAGGAGCCACTTGACCCAGGCAGCTGTAATCTGTATCACTTGAAGTCTATGGAGATTTTTGTGATAAACCACACAAGTCACTTAAGCTGTATTTGAGTCGAGGGAGATATTGccaaatacttttggcaatatagtgCTGGCTGTTATTTGTATGATATTGAAAATGTAGGTCTGAGACTGAGTCACTCCAATCTAACGTCTGTTTATACACAAAGAGCATCTTTGCGCTGTATAAAATTGGTTTCTGCTCTTCTTATTGATCTATGTGGCTGTAAGGTGTACCCTTACCAGAAGAAAAGCTTAGTTATTTGTACAGCAAGTAGTCTATTTGACAGGCTCTGTTGCTGGTGTGTGTGCTACATTAGTGCTTCTTGTAAttcttctgaaaaaaataacgtAATgattttataggttttgaaattGAATTCTATCTGCTATGAAAACTTTGAATGCCTCTGTAATCTTTGGCGAGCTCCTGTAATGAAGCAGTCATAAAATACTAGTattagagaaaatattttcgTAAATCTCTTCAGCTGTGTTATAATTAGTAGATAGAAATCTCAGTTATGTTTGTAttgatgtgtaatgatggcacttgacaaaatataatgtatACTGGTTTTCTCAATTCTGTGTCTTCTGACACAGAAGTCTTTTATGAACAGAACTTTAactgttttgttgctgaaataaacttgattgttttgtttgttgctttaaaCACAATTATTTGAGAAAGGAACAAGCTGGACTTGTTTTGTAGCGTGTTGCTAACAAGCAGCCCCTTTTTCCTTCtataagaggaaaaaatgacaaaataacaactttgaaaaaaatttcaGCTAAAGAGAAATTACAGAATGAGGAACAACTTTATGTTTTCCTCAAGGAACTGTATGAATATTAATTATATACTCTTGTATTTTGTTGAACACATCATCAGGGAAATGAACAAGAAGCTTTATGACAGTAATGATGGACTGCGCTCAGCTTTAGCCAGTCAAACGGTTGCAGCTAAAAGGAGGGTGAGTTCCTTGTTTGCTCAGCTATGTT contains:
- the rasef2 gene encoding ras and EF-hand domain-containing protein isoform X2, whose translation is MNRPSLRRLFSACDVNKSGRIEYEDFTVVCRELSVPNTEVQTLFDKFGACEDGYIDYSRFSSRFQEVSETLNLASFGAGAAPTQWEEFVARIDEEFVLSESLREQLANLYQAIHSSANTTLLQAYEETIHSLVSLSLENKLVSEQLETSLKRAEELNTSRLAELEDDIQQQLAQAEERARDEVSAERKKMEGIIATMQRKYNDEIADLHATADQLLMNQESSELNHAKDEVIKLNKQISDLLQEKEQLRSSLVQNQTNMAGLHSELEKLKNMFGEQKAQHERETEVLKKMVTEYQSYSNHIQILQEMNKKLYDSNDGLRSALASQTVAAKRRLSPQDEIPARRMKPIRQSTLNHGRSKQNPSIFRVSTWADRYLDSGLPMDTVESSASDYDTDDSMSSVETVHHSYSFIPSDIEISEVRAEAAVSVAPSQTSSITSSLRKRLSAFPTKLGDNITVTEGPSPVYRVVLAGDAGAGKSSFLLWLTLNEFRADIQTTLGIDFQMKKMQVDGEMMSLQIWDTAGQERFRSIAKSFFRKAHGVLLLYDVTSEKSFLNVREWIDQIQESTDEKIPFCIVGNKVDLREQLPEGSCVCSSHGEKLAKAYGAMFCETSAKEGTNIVEAVLHLAREIKKNGKLRWESESQIILNETLPKKVVKGCCGL
- the rasef2 gene encoding ras and EF-hand domain-containing protein isoform X4; the encoded protein is MNRPSLRRLFSACDVNKSGRIEYEDFTVVCRELSVPNTEVQTLFDKFGACEDGYIDYSRFSSRFQEVSETLNLASFGAGAAPTQWEEFVARIDEEFVLSESLREQLANLYQAIHSSANTTLLQAYEETIHSLVSLSLENKLVSEQLETSLKRAEELNTSRLAELEDDIQQQLAQAEERARDEERKKMEGIIATMQRKYNDEIADLHATADQLLMNQESSELNHAKDEVIKLNKQISDLLQEKEQLRSSLVQNQTNMAGLHSELEKLKNMFGEQKAQHERETEVLKKMVTEYQSYSNHIQILQEMNKKLYDSNDGLRSALASQTVAAKRRLSPQDEIPARRMKPIRQSTLNHGRSKQNPSIFRVSTWADRYLDSGLPMDTVESSASDYDTDDSMSSVETVHHSYSFIPSDIEISEVRAEAAVSVAPSQTSSITSSLRKRLSAFPTKQLGDNITVTEGPSPVYRVVLAGDAGAGKSSFLLWLTLNEFRADIQTTLGIDFQMKKMQVDGEMMSLQIWDTAGQERFRSIAKSFFRKAHGVLLLYDVTSEKSFLNVREWIDQIQESTDEKIPFCIVGNKVDLREQLPEGSCVCSSHGEKLAKAYGAMFCETSAKEGTNIVEAVLHLAREIKKNGKLRWESESQIILNETLPKKVVKGCCGL
- the rasef2 gene encoding ras and EF-hand domain-containing protein isoform X3 → MNRPSLRRLFSACDVNKSGRIEYEDFTVVCRELSVPNTEVQTLFDKFGACEDGYIDYSRFSSRFQEVSETLNLASFGAGAAPTQWEEFVARIDEEFVLSESLREQLANLYQAIHSSANTTLLQAYEETIHSLVSLSLENKLVSEQLETSLKRAEELNTSRLAELEDDIQQQLAQAEERARDEVSAERKKMEGIIATMQRKYNDEIADLHATADQLLMESSELNHAKDEVIKLNKQISDLLQEKEQLRSSLVQNQTNMAGLHSELEKLKNMFGEQKAQHERETEVLKKMVTEYQSYSNHIQILQEMNKKLYDSNDGLRSALASQTVAAKRRLSPQDEIPARRMKPIRQSTLNHGRSKQNPSIFRVSTWADRYLDSGLPMDTVESSASDYDTDDSMSSVETVHHSYSFIPSDIEISEVRAEAAVSVAPSQTSSITSSLRKRLSAFPTKQLGDNITVTEGPSPVYRVVLAGDAGAGKSSFLLWLTLNEFRADIQTTLGIDFQMKKMQVDGEMMSLQIWDTAGQERFRSIAKSFFRKAHGVLLLYDVTSEKSFLNVREWIDQIQESTDEKIPFCIVGNKVDLREQLPEGSCVCSSHGEKLAKAYGAMFCETSAKEGTNIVEAVLHLAREIKKNGKLRWESESQIILNETLPKKVVKGCCGL
- the rasef2 gene encoding ras and EF-hand domain-containing protein isoform X5, whose protein sequence is MNRPSLRRLFSACDVNKSGRIEYEDFTVVCRELSVPNTEVQTLFDKFGACEDGYIDYSRFSSRFQEVSETLNLASFGAGAAPTQWEEFVARIDEEFVLSESLREQLANLYQAIHSSANTTLLQAYEETIHSLVSLSLENKLVSEQLETSLKRAEELNTSRLAELEDDIQQQLAQAEERARDEERKKMEGIIATMQRKYNDEIADLHATADQLLMESSELNHAKDEVIKLNKQISDLLQEKEQLRSSLVQNQTNMAGLHSELEKLKNMFGEQKAQHERETEVLKKMVTEYQSYSNHIQILQEMNKKLYDSNDGLRSALASQTVAAKRRLSPQDEIPARRMKPIRQSTLNHGRSKQNPSIFRVSTWADRYLDSGLPMDTVESSASDYDTDDSMSSVETVHHSYSFIPSDIEISEVRAEAAVSVAPSQTSSITSSLRKRLSAFPTKQLGDNITVTEGPSPVYRVVLAGDAGAGKSSFLLWLTLNEFRADIQTTLGIDFQMKKMQVDGEMMSLQIWDTAGQERFRSIAKSFFRKAHGVLLLYDVTSEKSFLNVREWIDQIQESTDEKIPFCIVGNKVDLREQLPEGSCVCSSHGEKLAKAYGAMFCETSAKEGTNIVEAVLHLAREIKKNGKLRWESESQIILNETLPKKVVKGCCGL
- the rasef2 gene encoding ras and EF-hand domain-containing protein isoform X1, which encodes MNRPSLRRLFSACDVNKSGRIEYEDFTVVCRELSVPNTEVQTLFDKFGACEDGYIDYSRFSSRFQEVSETLNLASFGAGAAPTQWEEFVARIDEEFVLSESLREQLANLYQAIHSSANTTLLQAYEETIHSLVSLSLENKLVSEQLETSLKRAEELNTSRLAELEDDIQQQLAQAEERARDEVSAERKKMEGIIATMQRKYNDEIADLHATADQLLMNQESSELNHAKDEVIKLNKQISDLLQEKEQLRSSLVQNQTNMAGLHSELEKLKNMFGEQKAQHERETEVLKKMVTEYQSYSNHIQILQEMNKKLYDSNDGLRSALASQTVAAKRRLSPQDEIPARRMKPIRQSTLNHGRSKQNPSIFRVSTWADRYLDSGLPMDTVESSASDYDTDDSMSSVETVHHSYSFIPSDIEISEVRAEAAVSVAPSQTSSITSSLRKRLSAFPTKQLGDNITVTEGPSPVYRVVLAGDAGAGKSSFLLWLTLNEFRADIQTTLGIDFQMKKMQVDGEMMSLQIWDTAGQERFRSIAKSFFRKAHGVLLLYDVTSEKSFLNVREWIDQIQESTDEKIPFCIVGNKVDLREQLPEGSCVCSSHGEKLAKAYGAMFCETSAKEGTNIVEAVLHLAREIKKNGKLRWESESQIILNETLPKKVVKGCCGL